One Cellulosimicrobium protaetiae genomic region harbors:
- a CDS encoding class I SAM-dependent methyltransferase, protein MDHVDEWSALADAWARWWAPAAEPAQRAILDAASVGPGSRVLDVGCGTGELVALALSRGADAAGCDAAAGMIDVARRVGPDADLRVAQAEHLPWPDDAFDLVTLVNALAFTDVARTLSEARRVAGLVAVATWAEDSRNDLTVLERAVAGEDHEPSDESREEGHLGMLLTEHGFTVVTEGVADAPMRLADADEVVAAIMFGESDDLRTELRPDVLAAARPFRRSDGSYLLRNAFRWALARR, encoded by the coding sequence GTGGACCACGTCGACGAGTGGTCGGCACTGGCCGACGCCTGGGCGCGCTGGTGGGCGCCCGCCGCGGAACCGGCACAGCGGGCGATCCTCGACGCCGCGAGCGTCGGGCCCGGCTCCCGCGTGCTCGACGTCGGGTGCGGCACCGGCGAGCTCGTCGCCCTGGCCCTCTCCCGCGGCGCGGACGCGGCAGGCTGCGACGCCGCGGCCGGGATGATCGACGTCGCGCGCCGGGTCGGCCCCGACGCGGACCTGCGCGTCGCCCAGGCCGAGCACCTCCCCTGGCCCGACGACGCGTTCGACCTCGTCACGCTCGTCAACGCGCTCGCGTTCACCGACGTCGCCAGGACCCTGAGCGAGGCCCGACGCGTCGCCGGCCTGGTCGCCGTCGCGACGTGGGCTGAGGACTCCCGCAACGACCTCACCGTGCTCGAGCGGGCCGTCGCCGGCGAGGACCACGAGCCGAGCGACGAGAGCCGCGAGGAGGGGCACCTCGGCATGCTCCTCACCGAGCACGGCTTCACCGTCGTCACGGAAGGGGTGGCGGACGCACCGATGCGGCTCGCCGACGCGGACGAGGTCGTCGCCGCGATCATGTTCGGCGAGTCGGACGACCTGCGCACCGAGCTCCGCCCCGACGTCCTCGCCGCCGCACGGCCCTTCCGCCGCTCCGACGGCTCCTACCTCCTCCGCAACGCCTTCCGCTGGGCCCTCGCCCGGCGCTGA
- a CDS encoding MarR family winged helix-turn-helix transcriptional regulator, whose amino-acid sequence MSQHPDAGPALSVHLLRDLQDAIGEATSALAHRLRMSATDAAALEHVALADEALGPGELGARLAVTRSSATEVVDRLARAGHVERVRDEADRRRYRLEPTATARSRVRAELDPLRRSLDSAADGFSPAQQQVIATYLRAVTSAYRSYAATPDDAPGSPRSRR is encoded by the coding sequence ATGAGCCAGCACCCCGACGCCGGGCCGGCGCTGTCGGTCCACCTGCTCCGGGACCTCCAGGACGCGATCGGCGAGGCCACCTCCGCCCTGGCGCACCGGCTGCGGATGAGCGCCACGGACGCCGCCGCGCTCGAGCACGTCGCGCTGGCGGACGAGGCGCTGGGGCCCGGGGAGCTCGGCGCACGGCTCGCCGTCACCCGCTCGTCCGCCACCGAGGTCGTGGACCGGCTCGCGCGCGCCGGGCACGTCGAGCGCGTCCGGGACGAGGCGGACCGGCGCCGGTACCGCCTCGAGCCCACCGCGACCGCCCGGTCGCGCGTCCGCGCCGAGCTCGACCCGCTCCGACGTTCCCTGGACTCCGCCGCCGACGGCTTCTCGCCCGCGCAGCAGCAGGTGATCGCCACGTACCTGCGCGCGGTGACCTCCGCCTACCGCTCCTACGCGGCCACGCCGGACGACGCCCCGGGGTCCCCCCGCTCCCGCCGGTGA
- a CDS encoding A/G-specific adenine glycosylase, protein MTGPAARAARPTTAATARDPHADLRDAVGRWFGDTARDLPWRAPDRTPWGVLVSEVMLQQTPVVRVEPAWRAWMERWPEPADLAAASTADVLRAWGRLGYPRRALRLQECARTIVARHDGVVPLGEEALRALPGVGEYTAAAVTAFAHAQRAVVVDTNVRRVLARAVGGVALPAPSYTAAERATAAAVAPTDDAGAVLWAAASMELGALVCTARSPRCGACPVRDACAWRRAGRPGDEHAARRRTQAWAGTDRQVRGRVMAALREAPGPVAGDTVRAVWHDAAQLDRCVASLVEDGLVEQVGGRYRLPD, encoded by the coding sequence ATGACCGGCCCGGCCGCGCGCGCAGCCCGCCCGACCACCGCCGCCACGGCGCGCGACCCGCACGCCGACCTGCGCGACGCCGTCGGGCGGTGGTTCGGCGACACCGCGCGGGACCTGCCGTGGCGGGCGCCGGACCGCACCCCGTGGGGCGTGCTCGTGAGCGAGGTGATGCTCCAGCAGACGCCGGTCGTCCGCGTCGAGCCGGCGTGGCGCGCGTGGATGGAGCGCTGGCCCGAGCCTGCCGACCTCGCCGCCGCGTCGACGGCCGACGTGCTGCGCGCGTGGGGCCGCCTCGGCTACCCGCGCCGGGCGTTGCGGCTCCAGGAGTGCGCCCGCACGATCGTCGCGCGGCACGACGGCGTGGTCCCGCTCGGCGAGGAGGCGCTGCGCGCCCTGCCCGGCGTCGGCGAGTACACCGCCGCCGCGGTGACGGCGTTCGCCCATGCGCAGCGCGCCGTGGTCGTCGACACGAACGTGCGCCGGGTCCTGGCCCGCGCCGTCGGCGGGGTCGCGCTGCCCGCGCCGTCGTACACGGCGGCGGAACGTGCGACCGCGGCGGCCGTCGCGCCCACCGACGACGCGGGCGCCGTGCTGTGGGCCGCCGCCTCGATGGAGCTCGGCGCCCTCGTGTGCACGGCGCGCTCCCCGCGGTGCGGGGCCTGCCCGGTGCGCGACGCGTGCGCGTGGCGTCGTGCCGGGCGGCCCGGTGACGAGCACGCGGCCCGACGTCGCACGCAGGCCTGGGCGGGCACCGACCGGCAGGTGCGGGGCAGGGTCATGGCGGCGCTGCGCGAGGCGCCCGGCCCCGTGGCAGGGGACACCGTCCGCGCGGTGTGGCACGACGCGGCCCAGCTCGACCGGTGCGTCGCGAGCCTCGTCGAGGACGGGCTCGTGGAGCAGGTGGGCGGTCGCTACCGGTTGCCCGACTGA
- a CDS encoding alpha/beta hydrolase, whose protein sequence is MSSPLAPPAQHAPDDGAAPPDRPAATRPGPRRSRVRCVLVTVALALLGLLVVAVAAFLVWADDTFPAEPAGLAAVQEDPRVRLDDRGDVVVLRPAGEGDGSGLVFLAGAKVEPQAYAATFREVAAQGTTVVLVEPFLHLALLERRPFEVFAALAPEVDAWAVGGHSMGGVRACTYAASEEVRALVLLASYCSLGDLSGRSDLAALTVTGTQDGLVDEESITSSRALLPPDAERVRIDGATHAQFGDYGAQPGDGTPSISDDDARERITEALVPFLGSVGR, encoded by the coding sequence ATGTCCTCCCCGCTCGCGCCCCCGGCGCAGCACGCTCCCGACGACGGCGCCGCTCCGCCGGACCGTCCCGCCGCCACGCGACCCGGACCCCGGCGGTCCCGGGTGCGCTGCGTGCTCGTGACGGTCGCGCTCGCGCTGCTCGGCCTGCTCGTCGTCGCGGTCGCCGCCTTCCTCGTGTGGGCCGACGACACCTTCCCCGCCGAGCCGGCGGGTCTCGCCGCCGTGCAGGAGGACCCGCGCGTCCGCCTCGACGACCGCGGCGACGTCGTCGTGCTCCGGCCCGCGGGGGAGGGGGACGGCAGCGGCCTCGTGTTCCTCGCGGGGGCCAAGGTCGAGCCGCAGGCGTACGCGGCGACGTTCCGGGAGGTCGCCGCGCAGGGCACGACGGTCGTCCTCGTCGAGCCGTTCCTCCACCTCGCGCTGCTGGAGCGCCGACCGTTCGAGGTGTTCGCTGCGCTCGCCCCCGAGGTCGACGCCTGGGCCGTCGGTGGGCACAGCATGGGTGGCGTCCGGGCGTGCACGTACGCCGCGTCGGAGGAGGTGCGCGCCCTCGTCCTCCTCGCGTCGTACTGCTCGCTCGGCGACCTCTCCGGCCGCTCCGACCTGGCTGCCCTCACCGTGACGGGCACGCAGGACGGCCTCGTCGACGAAGAGTCGATCACGTCCTCGCGGGCGCTCCTGCCACCCGACGCCGAGCGCGTGCGCATCGACGGCGCGACGCACGCCCAGTTCGGCGACTACGGGGCGCAGCCGGGCGACGGGACCCCCTCGATCTCGGACGACGACGCGCGGGAGCGCATCACCGAGGCGCTCGTGCCGTTCCTGGGGTCGGTGGGCCGGTGA
- the disA gene encoding DNA integrity scanning diadenylate cyclase DisA, which produces MANSPAHPDEMLRETLAAVAPGTELRDGLERILRGRTGALIVLGLDKVVEEMCSGGFVLDVGFSATRLRELSKMDGAVVLDRDANRILRAAVQLLPDPTIETTESGTRHRTAERVAKQSGFPVISVSQSMRIVALYVGGQRHVLEDSDTILSRANQALATLERYRSRLDEVSGTLSALEIEDLVTVRDVCAVVQRLEMVARISEEIAGYVIELGTDGRLLALQLDELIGGIGSDREFVIRDYVDLGRKDRSLAEVQKALGGLDSTQLLDLGQIGRVLDLPGGGDALDAAVAPHGYRLLSKVPRLPATIIDRLVAHFGGLQKLLAASIDDLMTVDGVGEQRARAVREGLSRLAESSILERYV; this is translated from the coding sequence GTGGCCAACTCCCCCGCGCACCCCGACGAGATGCTCCGGGAGACCCTTGCTGCCGTGGCACCCGGGACCGAGCTCCGTGACGGTCTGGAACGCATCTTGCGCGGCCGGACCGGAGCGCTGATCGTCCTGGGCCTGGACAAGGTCGTCGAGGAGATGTGCTCGGGCGGCTTCGTGCTCGACGTCGGCTTCTCCGCGACGCGGCTGCGCGAGCTGTCGAAGATGGACGGCGCGGTCGTGCTGGACCGCGACGCGAACCGCATCCTGCGCGCGGCCGTCCAGCTCCTGCCGGACCCGACCATCGAGACGACGGAGTCCGGGACGCGGCACCGCACCGCGGAGCGCGTCGCCAAGCAGAGCGGCTTCCCCGTCATCTCGGTGAGCCAGTCGATGCGGATCGTCGCCCTCTACGTCGGCGGCCAGCGTCACGTGCTCGAGGACTCCGACACGATCCTGTCGCGCGCCAACCAGGCGCTCGCGACGCTCGAGCGCTACCGCTCGCGACTCGACGAGGTGTCCGGCACGCTGTCCGCGCTCGAGATCGAGGACCTCGTCACCGTGCGCGACGTCTGCGCCGTCGTGCAGCGCCTGGAGATGGTCGCGCGCATCTCCGAGGAGATCGCGGGGTACGTCATCGAGCTCGGCACCGACGGCCGCCTCCTCGCGCTCCAGCTCGACGAGCTCATCGGCGGCATCGGCTCGGACCGTGAGTTCGTCATCCGCGACTACGTCGACCTGGGTCGCAAGGACCGCTCCCTCGCCGAGGTCCAGAAGGCCCTGGGCGGCCTGGACTCGACCCAGCTCCTCGACCTCGGCCAGATCGGCCGTGTGCTCGACCTCCCGGGCGGCGGCGACGCGCTCGACGCCGCGGTCGCGCCGCACGGGTACCGCCTCCTGTCGAAGGTGCCGCGCCTGCCCGCGACGATCATCGACCGGCTCGTCGCGCACTTCGGCGGGTTGCAGAAGCTCCTCGCCGCGAGCATCGACGACCTCATGACGGTCGACGGGGTCGGCGAGCAGCGTGCCCGCGCGGTGCGTGAGGGCCTCTCGCGCCTCGCGGAGTCGAGCATCCTCGAGCGCTACGTCTGA
- a CDS encoding amino-acid N-acetyltransferase has translation MPTTSTVHVRPALPADVRAVRALVQPYAEARILLAKEMVGYYEAVQEFVVAEVDDPAGGDGPDGAGAPRVVGCGALHVMWDDLAEIRTLAVDPAWRGHRVGHALVVELLARARALGLRRVFCLTFEVDFFRAHGFHPIEGTPVSHEVYAELLRSHDDGVAEFLDLARVKPNTLGNTRMLLDLDGPPSQDQSGNR, from the coding sequence GTGCCCACGACCTCCACCGTCCACGTCCGACCCGCCCTGCCCGCGGACGTCCGCGCCGTGCGCGCGCTCGTGCAGCCCTACGCGGAGGCGCGGATCCTCCTCGCCAAGGAGATGGTGGGCTACTACGAGGCCGTGCAGGAGTTCGTCGTCGCGGAGGTCGACGACCCGGCGGGTGGCGACGGGCCCGACGGCGCGGGCGCCCCGCGCGTCGTCGGGTGCGGCGCGCTGCACGTCATGTGGGACGACCTCGCCGAGATCCGCACGCTCGCGGTGGACCCGGCCTGGCGCGGGCACCGCGTGGGGCACGCGCTCGTCGTCGAGCTCCTGGCCCGGGCGCGCGCGCTCGGCCTGCGCCGCGTGTTCTGCCTGACGTTCGAGGTGGACTTCTTCCGCGCCCACGGGTTCCACCCGATCGAGGGGACGCCCGTCTCGCACGAGGTGTACGCCGAGCTCCTGCGCTCCCACGACGACGGCGTCGCGGAGTTCCTCGACCTCGCGCGCGTGAAGCCCAACACGCTGGGCAACACGCGCATGCTGCTCGACCTCGACGGACCGCCCTCCCAGGATCAGTCGGGCAACCGGTAG